AAAGGGCTTTTCGGCCCAGGCTCATCTTTGTTTCTTAACAGCTTCACTGCTCTTTGTCTTCGCTAGGTAAGTGTTCcttacctaactttggggctgggatgtgacctgctgggcatcctgtGGATGTCGAGGCTTGGCTCGGGGCAGTTGTGGAGGCCTCAGCTCTCACAGCTGGAGGGTAATTGCGGAGCCTCTGTAGGCCTGCGGATGTTGGGGTTTGGCTCCCGGCATTTGCGGAGGCCTCAGAGAACTCCCGTGGCTGAAGGCCAATTGCGGAGCCTCCATAGACCCCGTGAATGTCCAGGCTTGGCTCTGGGCAGCAGCGAGGCCTCTGAGAGCTCGGAAAACTCACTTCCGTGTTAAAAtcgttcgtaacctgaagcgttcttaactagaggtaccactgtattttcaaaaaCCTATACTTGTGGAAGGGGAGAAATTTCATTCACCATCATTATTGCATCTGAACAATGTGACCTGGCACAACTGTTCCATGCAGCGCAACAGCTATTATAGCCCAACTTTCCTAGTGATGTAGAAGCACTCGGCAGTCTGCTGTGACAACTTTGTGAattgtttgcaaataaaaatgcTTGTACACTACAGTATTCATGTTGACTTGGATGAAACTGTTACAATAATTCCTCTGGTGAAGAGAGTATTGCTTTCTGCTGGAAGTTGTAATATGTTactgttgctttaaaaataaacaatgagACTAAACTGTTAGTGTCCCTGGCCCTTCTGAGGTGTTAGCCCATTGTCATAGAATAGCCTGCATGGATCTTTGGTCTCTGTTACTTTCTGATTTCTTGCATATGTTCCCACTTGTCACAGGAGTAAAGATTCATTAAATATCTCTACAATGGTGACGTCAGATTTTATTTGAATGGTATTTCAGATGTCAAACAAACTTGATGAGAAATACACTTTCTTTTCAGGGCCTCATTTTTGTGGTAGATAGCAACGACAGAGAGAGAATCCAGGAAGCTGCAGAAGAACTCCAGAAAATGGTAACTGCCTCTAACTTAATCTGAACTCCTTCTGTGTCTGACTCTGATGGCTTAGTCCTCCATATCTTAATAAAATTGAGAGGTTAATTTACAAAAACATCAGATATTTGAGTGTAGGATATTAGGATGCACTGTTCTGTGTTTTGAGGCAATATAAGTTCTTCTCATAACTTCCCTATTGGGTTTCAGTGAAATCCTTCTTGCAACTATCACCCTAATTTGACATAGTGTATCTTGTCTGAGTTGCTTACATGCATTGATGGTAACCAAATCAACTAGCTACTGAAAACTACAGGGAGAAATGTGAAGAACAAAAATATTGCCAGCCCTATCAATAGGGGAAATAACTGACATGGCGTTTCCTCCTCCAGCTTCAGGAAGACGAGTTGAGAGATGCAGTGCTGCTTCTCTTTGCAAACAAACAAGACTTGCCAAATGCCATGGCAATAAGTGAAATGACAGATAAACTAGGCCTTCAGTCCCTGCGCAACAGAACTGTAAGTACCATAAAGCAAAAGTAGTTTGCCATGTAACTTTCTCCATAtcttgatacagtggtgcctcgcttaacgaatgccctgcttaacgaaatttccgcttaacgaaaggatttttcgagcggaggttgccttgctagacgaattcgttttatgaaaaatttgtctagcaaatcactgtttcccataggaatgcattgaaattcaattaatgcgttcctatgggcaaaaaaaaattcaaaaaaattcaatgcattcctatgggattcgctagacgaatttttcgttataagaaaagacccgtggaacgaattaaattcgtctcgcgaggcaccactgtatattctttGTGTTGGACCGTATGAACAGCAAgtgctttccttcccccttttctgtAAGTAGAAATGCTTAAAAAAGGCCACCCTTGGATCCAAACTGTTGAGTTCCTCTGCTGGGTTTTAAATCATTGAAGTTCAAATCATTGAACTAGCTCTTGGAGCTAGTTTGTCAACTAGTACTGTTCTGTTATCATGCATTTGGGTGGAGAAAATGACTATTATTTATCTTTTCTGATAGTCATAGTTAGTCATAGTTCAATACAATAAAGTCCTGTGTGTGGGTTTACTAGAGATGGCATCTGTCTTAAGCCCTTTACATTTTTGGGTGGTGGAATGTCCTGCTTGTATGTTCCTGTCTTAAGCAGCTCCGTGGACTGGTTACTTTCCCTTTATGCTGAGCGATGGCTCTTTAAGACCTTTCATTTGATGTTTCAGCTAGAGACTGTGTCGCCCTTCTAGTTTTTCACTTTACTTGATCTTTCTGCCATGATCTGATCTATgcatagttgtcaagttctcccttttttaagggaaattcccttatgctgagtaggcttcctcgcaagaaaagggaaaacttgacagctatgcaactaTGTGCCTTGGCCAAGTGAGCATATTTATGTTCTGATGTTTAAACTTGCCTTGcatgatgtggggggggggcaatgagaaTATTGTCTTGAAGAGTTGTAATGTGCTCTAAAATGAAAGGTATGGTATTAAATATTTCACTTTCTTATTCCCAACAGTGGTATGTTCAAGCTACCTGTGCTACACAAGGAACTGGTCTGTATGAGGGACTGGACTGGCTGTCAAATGAGCTATCAAAGCGCTAACTGGATGACTTTCACACCAGGGACATGTTTGATATAAGTGGTCTAGGCTTGTTACATCAAAATTAGTTTGCATCTTGGttattatacagtacagtatctggAACTGGTTTGGGCAGGATATTACAGCATTTTGACTTATTTTGTTGCCAATTATTCTTCACCCAAGCTATATGTTGCCAGGGTAACAATATGCTTGGGTTAAAAAGAAAACTCCTTAATTTGGAAAAAGTGTATCTTCTGATTTTTACTTCTATTGTTAGCCTAAATGCCTGAATATAGTTGTGACTTTTGAAATCTGTTTGAATGCTTCTTGAGCCCCAATTAAATtaagtacattttaaaaagattttccccctttcttctttaaGTTACTGATATCTTACTTCATTCCTTAAGACAGTCTGCTGACTTAATCTAGCAttccatttatatttatttctctctcttataAAAACACTTCCTATTATTGTTCATCAGAAAAATGCTCTAAAACACTATTCAAATATTCTGCACTGAGGAACATTTTATTAACCCCTTGGGTTCTGtcaacccacttttgcctttgtgtGAATTGAATCTGATCGGTAGAACATTTCTGTGCCAGTTGCAACAAGCTCTTTGAGGTTTTCAATATTCAGCAGATTGTCTTCCTTTATATTGTATCCTTTTTTTTGTTGCATGTTGCTTTTTGATATCAGCCTGTTTTGCCCAGTGTATAATAGTTCTGCTAAAGTTTACTGTTTATTGGTGAACATATCTTCATGGAGACAGATTTTGGAAAATTCTTCAGACTCAATGGATTAATTTCTTCATAACCTACTAAGAATTATTCTTAATAAAAATGAAACCGATGTATAGCTTTGTGTATGCTCCTTGAATCTTAAGTTTGTGGAACTGATAATATGAATGTGTGACAGATTATTCTTTTTCAATAAACGGAGTTTTTTCTGTACTTTGAACACAAACACAGGTCTGAATAGCCTTTGAATTGTTTTCAATTTGGCAAAAAATTAAGATGGGCAGTTAAACTTGTGTACAGTGTAGTTGGTTAATCATCAAGACTAAAATCCTGTAAAAGTGTTTTTGAAGCTGTAAATCTAAATTAAGATGTCCAGATATGAGAGTACTAACAGTTGAAAATTGTAATAAAGTACAAACTGCCCAAATAGTGTGTCAGTTTCATACTTAATTGGAGAGGACTGCATTGTGATTGCTAGTAACCCTTTCCCTGTATTTCACTTGTTTAGAAAATCTAACATCGTCTGTATTTTACTCTCATATCCCTTTTTCCTAAGCTGAGTTTTCagtgttctttttttccccctcatTTTACTCCAGCCACATTTGGAACTGGCACATTGAAAGGAAATACAGTAaaccagaagtacagtggtaccttggttctcaaacagcttagttgtcaaacaaatcggctcccaaacgccacaaacccggaagtaagtgttctggtttgcaaatgttttccaGAAACTGAACATGCCACATGGCTTTcacttgagtacaggaagcttctgcagccaatcagaagccatgacgtggtttttgaatggttttgggagtcgaacggacactcggaatggattaagttcgagaaccaaggtagcactgcaTTAGATTCCAATgttgtacagtggtccctcgacttacgaatttaatccattccgaatgcacattcgtaggtcaaaaaaagcagtttcccataggaatgcattggaaacggaaaaattcgtaagtcgcgtaaaccgcatctaaaatttgtaagttgaaaaaaccctatctaaaccgcaacggttttcctttcagatgtcggaaaaaacgtaagcgtgcggccatattttcattcgtaactcaaaatttcgtaagtcgagtactttgtaagtcgagggaccactgtatcatTATCTGCAGTAAGGAACTCCTTGAATTCTTATTGTAGTTTAAGTTGGTATAGAGTTACAATAAGGGATTTTAAATCCTCACCAGGCTGAGGGTGCTTCATGCAATATTTATGGGACAACTCATACTTACAGGACAGGCACAGTTGCTTTTGAAATGTCTTTGATGTTTATATTTAATCTTTGTTATAAAGTGAAAATTAGTGTGCTTTGCAAGAGAAATTCTCAAAGCAACTTCATGCTTTTACAGTCTAAGGTGTGCAACCTCGACTGCTCTACATGTAGGACAGAAGTCTAAAGCAGCAGCAAGTGTGAAGGGAACCATTTATTTTTAACGCATCTGAACCATGCACTCTCTCCAGACAATTAATTGAAGCATATGTTGAATTGCCACCTCGCgtaaaccctgtgaggtagcacATGCGTGAACAGAAATCTGAACCTGTCATCTTGTGAAATACACAGCTTCTGCAGTTGTGTCTGGAATCTTGACAACTCTGTTCTTTTTGTATCTCTGATAATTACAATCCTCCCTGTTGCTTCTGTCATAGGGCCAATTAATATTTACTTTGTGTCAGGTGCAAGGAACTtgttgctctccaggtgttggatTACACTTGCCATCCTTGGCAGGAGTTGGAGGCTAACAGCTTGAGGTCTCCTCATCCCTGTTCAATATAGTGTCTATATTGTCTATAGTGTCTACCATGGGCGAGATCCACCATCACATCACCAGACATACCAGAATCCCCAACTCTtttctcccactgccaccaccacattCTTTATAAAAGAATATAAAATGTGGCATTGTTACAGAAAACTCGGGTCAGTAATAGGCCAAATCAGGAATTCACAAGAGTTGGAGAAGATTGACAGTAAAAGTTAAATGCTGCTGGGTTTAGTAATTCTTCCATCCTATGTTggaggtttgcagtgtttgggacatTCATGTTCTGAAGACCAGCTTGAAACAAGTTGATTTACTACAGCTGTGCTAGAGGAGAAGCATAAATAAAATTGATCTACTGAAGAACGTGGTAATGTAGGAAAGTATGTAGGAAATGTAGTGTAGGAAAGAACATAGCTGAAAGGTCATTGGCAAAGTAAGGTTTTGAGGCTTGTTGAATGTGGCAGAAGTAACACCAATTGGAGGGTGAATATTTCATGATGAAATTCACTAGACTCTAGCTGGATTAATAATACAAGAGTATGCCTATAATTTAGGTTAAACCTATAATCATAGCATAGATTTGATAGATCTTAAGTATTGCctgtttattttttgcatttgagGGGTACCTCGTTCAAAGCTTGAAAACTATCCAGGATTCTCATTCTTAAAGGAGGTTCTGGAATATAATGCTGCACCCAGGAATGGGCATATATTTTGACTCTTAAGATGGCAGACTCTCTCTGTTCCAACCCTTATATATTTATATCACCTTTCATGGTATAtagcaggcaccccaaactgtggccctccagatgttttggcctacaactcccatgatccctagctaacaggaccagtgatcagggatgatgggaattgtagtccaaaacatctggagggccgaagtttggggatgcctggtatatagtaTAGCAGACAGTTTGTCGTAGActgtattttccattttcttgcaACAGAAATTTCAAAGTAAAGGTAGAAATAGGTAAGCAGCTGTTCGCTTAATTTGCAAGAAGTATGAACAAGTATTCTTCCAGGTTTCTTCTGGTTGATCTAGCAAATCTTAATCCAGGAGCAGCTaatctttgtccctccagatgttggcaaACTAACTTAttggcccatgctggctggggctgattagATGCAATATCTGGTTAGCTCCCCTCCTTGGACAAAAACATTTCGAGTGGTATTTCTGGCACTTTTTCTTATTTAACACTCCTACCAATAGTATGCTGAAACCACAGGCATTTAACTGCAGAGGCTTAAAATCATCCTGCAACAAGTGTAGAAGTGCTTTGGGGATTGGCAATAATGAGCAAGGTCAAGAAGCAAGGACATGGACTGTTAAAAATTAATAAGGCACAGTTAAAGGGGGATTTAAAGAGGGAACAGAGTGGGTGACCTGCACCAGATTAACAACAGGCAGAGGGTAGGGAAAGACTTTCAATATGGATAAGTAAGGTGGGGGTGTCCATTCAGGCATTTTCCTGAACACGCAAGGCCCAACACGCATGGTTTAAGGGCCACATACACAAGCCCTGTCTCACTGAGCTCCTTAAACCATCACAGATACAGCACAAAGGAGGACTTCTAAGCATTTGTAAGCATACAATGGCCCAGTCTGCATGCAGCACTAAGGCAAACCATGCTGAAGCATGAATGTGTGCAGCTACTCACAGGCTAAACCAGGGCTGCTTCACCTTTCCCATGGTCGTCCTGCTGACACATTACCAATAGCTGAGCCCTGGTTTGGCTTAGTGCAAGCCtaggtaagccaagaacaaaccctGGTTACAGCTTTTGTCTGGCATTAAAGCCCAGGTTCAGACAGACCATGGTTTAGCTCTAGGTAGCATAATAGCGGAACTGGGAGAAGATCAAATCAGTAGTGTTTTCCCTCTTAATCACTGTTATCAGCAGATAAATCTTATTTTTTCACATGTTCATGCAAGAATGTACACACTGGGGCTGCCCATATTTTGTCTTCAACAGTTCTTGGGGGGCCCACTAGGCTCATATAGCTGAGCAAAGCAATAGACTTATTTGAACAAGGTACAAACATCAGAACCTACAGTTTATATATGAAGGTTTACAGTCCACTCCCTCTTTCAAAGGCATTTGTGTTCCCATACTCATTTACCTGTTGCTTAAACTTGTGCTCTAGTCAACTTGTGACTATGCTACTGCAACTTTCTCTTGCACTTTTCCTCCCATGTCACTTTTCCCAAATATACTGTGTATCTAAATATATAACATTTACACAGATTTATCCTCTCACCCCAAAGCGGCCCTTTGAACGTGAATCGTTTCTATGCTGTGAAGCATGCATAACTGGAAATTCAGAACTTCATTACATAGAGACAGCCAACTAGAAAAATAAATCAATTGCAGTATTAAGAGCAAATGAGACAAATGCTGTATTTTTCAAGTTCTGTTTACACTTCAGTACATTACCAGAAGACTTCAGAATTACTGCAGATTACCTTTTACAtactctgggggtggggtggggaatcgaCACTTCACATATGGTcatgattttcatttatttaagcaCAATTATTTTGGTTTACAtaacagcgcccccccccccccaacaatgccTGAGAGCAGGTAATTGTGTCAAATCATTTTTGGAATGCTAACTTTTGATATGGATATTTGTGTAGGGTCAACATAGTGTGTTCAATTTTGGCAGCTTGTCAAGGAAAATCTTTTCGAAAGGCAACAGCAATATATTGACAGGGCATACTACTTGCTGAGAATACCAATCCCTTCTAGTTCCAATTCTTATATAAATTCAGTTTAAACAAAATACCCTTAATCAAAAACCATATGAGAAGGAAACAAGATAATTtaactttaaaagagcattaaacATTGATTGCTTTCCTTATTAGTGTAAAAAAAGGGGGCGTATTTGCCGTAAGAACATTCTGGTTATGACAAGTTACAGAGATAT
Above is a window of Zootoca vivipara chromosome 2, rZooViv1.1, whole genome shotgun sequence DNA encoding:
- the ARF4 gene encoding ADP-ribosylation factor 4, with the protein product MGLTISSLFSRLFGKKQMRILMVGLDAAGKTTILYKLKLGEIVTTIPTIGFNVETVEYKNICFTVWDVGGQDKIRPLWRHYFQNTQGLIFVVDSNDRERIQEAAEELQKMLQEDELRDAVLLLFANKQDLPNAMAISEMTDKLGLQSLRNRTWYVQATCATQGTGLYEGLDWLSNELSKR